In the genome of Halalkalicoccus subterraneus, the window ATCTCCGCGCCGCTCGCGAGCAGCGCCTCGGTCACCTCCTGCAGGTCCGACAGCGAGATCCCCTCTGCTGGTGCGGGCATGAGCGCGCTGCCCCCGCCGGAGACCAGCACGACCGCGAGCGTTTCTTCTCCTACTTCGTCCGCGAGTTCGAGCATCGCGCGGGTCGAGGCGACGCCGCGCTCGGAGGGAACGGGGTGATCGCCCGGCAGTACCTCGATTCGCTCGGTTTTCTCGGGTGCGTCGGTGACGACCCGTCCCCGATCGATACGCTCGCCGAGGGCGCCCTCGATCGCGCTCGCCATCCGGCCGCCGGCGTTACCCCCGCCGAGGACCACGATCTCGGCGTACGAAGCGAGGTCGTAGCTCGCCTCGCCAATGGTCAGCCGATTCTCCTCAAGCGAGACGCTCTCGTCGATCGCCCGCACGGGGTCCGCAGCCGCGATTCCGGCCTCGATACAGTCGAGTGCGAGGTCCCGTTCGGGCGTGCTTCCTAGCGCCTCGCGATTCCGCATCATCCGGCGATCTTCAGAGCGAGCTTGAACGCCGTGTCCCGCAGCGAGTCGGGCAGCAGGCGGGCGAACGAGCCGAGTTTCGCGACCTTCCCGACGGGGTAACGGGCGTTGGGCCGGGTCGCGCTCGCGGCGTGAACGATCCAGTCGGCGACTTCGCTCGGTTCGATCGCGCCGGGGCCGTCCCCGCCGATCGCGTTCGTGTCGTCGATCACGCTGTAGATGTCGCTGTACTCCTCCGAACGGGGGATGTCGTCCGCGGAGTCGGTCGCGCGGTTCGAGAACCCCGTCTTCACTGGGCCGGGCTCGACCAACACGACGTCGACGCCGAAGCGGTCGGCCTCGACACGAAGGGAGTCGGTCATCGACTCAAGGGCGGCTTTCGATCCGCAGTAGACGCCGCCGCCGGGGAACGAGACGCGCCCGGCGAGACTCGAGACGTTGACGATCGTGCCGTCGCCGCGCTCGCGCATGTGCGGGAGGACCTCCTGAACGAGGCGGTGGGGGCCGTAGACGTTCGTGTCGAACTGGCGCTCGACGTCGCGAACCGGAATGTCCTCGACGGGGCCCAGTTGACCGTAGCCCGCGTTGTTGACCAGACAGTCGATACGGCCGGTATCGGCGAGGATATGCTCGACGACCGATTGTATCTGCACGTCGTTGGTCACGTCGAGTTCGGCCGTCTCGCAGCCGAGTTCTGCGAGATCCGCGATGTCGCCCGGATCGCGGGCGGTCGCGTACACCGTCCATTCCTCGTCCAAGAACTGCCGTGCCGTCTCGCGACCGATCCCCGACGAACAGCCCGTGATACAAACGGTCTTCTCCATGTCCCGACAGTCGACGGCAGGGGTGTTAATTGTTGTACTCTGTTCGCGGCCGGGGAACCCTTTTTGCCCGCCTCGACCTACTCAGTCGTGATCATGAGGACCGAGCGCTTTCAGCGGCGACTCGACGAGGAGTACGCCGAAGGCTGGCGGGTCGCACGCGAGGGCGAAACCCGCGTCGTACTGAAGAACCCCGACTACGGCTCGGCATGGCTCCACGGGCTCATCGCGCTTACCACCGTGTGGTTCACCTTCGGCCTCGGCAACCTCATGTACGCCGTCTACGCCTACCTCAACTCGCCGACGAAGCTGCTGACCGAGGACGACTGTTTCGAGGACCCCGACCCCGAGGCCGACGCACTGACCGTCCTCCGACAGCGCTATGCGCGCGGGGAGCTGAGTGATGAAGAGTTCGACCACCGGGTCGAACGCCTGCTGGGCAGCGATCCTACCAGAGGCCGACGAAGCCGAACTCGCGAGCGAGCGACCGACCGCTACTGACGCGCCGCGTCGGCGAGTTCGCCCGCATACGAATCGGCCCGCCGGACCGGCTCGGGGAGTTTATAGCCCGCACAGTGTGCGTGAGCGAGCGAGGTGGCCGTCTCCGCGCCGACGCGGTGGCCCGGGCTCACGTAGAGCGGGTTGATGTATCGCGAGCTCCCCTCGTACTGGCGGGTCTGGACGGCGTAGCCGAGCACCGTCCCCTCTTCGACTTCGACCCGGCCGTCGGCGAGGATCGGGACTCTGGTTCCCTCCGAGAAGGGCTCCTCGGGCGGGTTGCTCAGCCGGCCACAGAGCAGGCTCTTTGCGACGCCCACACTGGGAAGGTCGAGCGCGACACCCATGTGGGTCGCGAGCCCGGCCTGTCGGAAGTGGATCCGGCCGCTGCCGTCGAACAGCGCGAGGTCCGGCTCGCACTCCAGTTCCTCGAAGGCCGCGAGGATCGACTCGCCCTCTCGGAAGGAGAGCAGGCCGGGAATGTAGGGTATGGAGAGCTCGGTGACGGCGGAGGCGCGCTCTACCACCTCGCCGTCGCGCATGGCGACGATCGCGCTGACGGCCTGCTCGCCGGGGAACGCCTGATCGACGCCGACGACGACCGGCGAGTCGGGGAGTGGTTCGTCGTCGAAGACCGCCTCGCGCGCGATATCACGCTGGAGCACCTCCATCTCCGTGCGCGAGAGGTCGGGATCGGGCCGGAACTCGGGGCGGGTGACTTCCATTAGAACCGTCCCCGTCCGGGACCGCCGGGGCCGCCCGGTCCTCCGGGACCGCCGGGGCCGCCGCCGAACTGGAGCTGGTCGGGCGCTCGCTCGCCTTCACGTCGGAGCTTCTCGCCGTAGGCCAGTCCGACGAACAGCCCCGCGAGGTGTGCGAGGTGGGCGATCCCGCCCGCACCGAACCCGCCGAGGCCGACGAGGCCGACCGAGACCGCGGCGAATCCCAGGGTCAGGAGCCACAGCGGCATCGGGATGAAGAAGAAGAGGAGGACCCGGAGGTTGGGGTTCAACACCGTGAGCACGCCGAGGATCGCCATGATCGCGCCGCTGGCCCCGACGACGGCGCTTTGCTGGCCCAGCGCCAAGGCGACCCCGACCTGTGAAACACCCGCGATCACGCCGCTGACCAGAAACAGGACGGTGAACATCTTGCTGCCGACCTTCCGCTCGACGATGGGGCCGAAGAAGTACAGCGCGATGCTGTTGAAGATGATGTGTTCGAGGCCGCCGTGGGCGAAAATCGAGGTGATCCACGTCCAGAGGTTCAGGATCTCGCTTGACTGGAGGACGAAGAGGAACTCCATGAGTCCGGGTTGACCGACAAGCGGGATGAGGAGGTACTGCACCAGGAACGTGGCCCACATCAACGACAGAAAGACGTAGGTCATGTTGTTGCGGAAATATCCCATCGGACCGCCCGTCCCGGTGTTGAA includes:
- a CDS encoding SHOCT domain-containing protein produces the protein MRTERFQRRLDEEYAEGWRVAREGETRVVLKNPDYGSAWLHGLIALTTVWFTFGLGNLMYAVYAYLNSPTKLLTEDDCFEDPDPEADALTVLRQRYARGELSDEEFDHRVERLLGSDPTRGRRSRTRERATDRY
- a CDS encoding SDR family oxidoreductase; its protein translation is MEKTVCITGCSSGIGRETARQFLDEEWTVYATARDPGDIADLAELGCETAELDVTNDVQIQSVVEHILADTGRIDCLVNNAGYGQLGPVEDIPVRDVERQFDTNVYGPHRLVQEVLPHMRERGDGTIVNVSSLAGRVSFPGGGVYCGSKAALESMTDSLRVEADRFGVDVVLVEPGPVKTGFSNRATDSADDIPRSEEYSDIYSVIDDTNAIGGDGPGAIEPSEVADWIVHAASATRPNARYPVGKVAKLGSFARLLPDSLRDTAFKLALKIAG
- a CDS encoding rhomboid family intramembrane serine protease, producing the protein MAQCDRCGSHENMPYRCGRCGGVFCGQHRLPENHDCSGLDEWSDPDGIFDSGFDDSVDNPGGQKASVSDRLPFNTGTGGPMGYFRNNMTYVFLSLMWATFLVQYLLIPLVGQPGLMEFLFVLQSSEILNLWTWITSIFAHGGLEHIIFNSIALYFFGPIVERKVGSKMFTVLFLVSGVIAGVSQVGVALALGQQSAVVGASGAIMAILGVLTVLNPNLRVLLFFFIPMPLWLLTLGFAAVSVGLVGLGGFGAGGIAHLAHLAGLFVGLAYGEKLRREGERAPDQLQFGGGPGGPGGPGGPGGPGRGRF
- a CDS encoding endonuclease V produces the protein MEVTRPEFRPDPDLSRTEMEVLQRDIAREAVFDDEPLPDSPVVVGVDQAFPGEQAVSAIVAMRDGEVVERASAVTELSIPYIPGLLSFREGESILAAFEELECEPDLALFDGSGRIHFRQAGLATHMGVALDLPSVGVAKSLLCGRLSNPPEEPFSEGTRVPILADGRVEVEEGTVLGYAVQTRQYEGSSRYINPLYVSPGHRVGAETATSLAHAHCAGYKLPEPVRRADSYAGELADAARQ